The segment TCATCGATTTCGTGGAGCTCATTGGCACCTTGTACGCCTGCTCGCCGAACGCCTTCTTCACCGCCAGCGTCTCCGCGTGGTCGTTCTTCGGTGTGGACGTGCCGTGAGCGTTGATGTAGTCCACGTCCCGCGGGCCGATGCCGGCGTCCTCCAGCGCCCACCGGATAGCGCGCGCCGCGCCCAGGCCCTCGTCGTCCGGCTGCACCTGGTGGAACGCGTCCGACGAGACGCCCTGCCCAATGACCTCCGCCAGGATATTCGCGCCGCGCTTCACTGCGTGCTCCAGGCGCTCGAGAACGAGTATGGCCGCCCCCTCCGACGGCACAAAGCCGTCGCGCCCCGCCTCGAACGGCCGGCTCGCCTTCGTGGGGTCGCCCTCCCGGCGGGACAGCGCCTTGATCACGTTGAAGCCGCCCAGGCCGAGCTGGCTGATGCCCGCCTCGCAGCCGCCCGCCAGGATCAGGTCCGCCGCGCCGCGCCTTATCGCCTCCGTTGCCTCGCCAACGCCCTGCGTGCCGGCAGCGCAGGCGGTGATGATCGTCGAGGTGTAGCCCTTCAGGCCGAACAGGCGGCTCACGTTGGACGCGGCCATGTTCGGGAGGATCATCGTGATGAAGAAAGGGCTCATCCGCATGCCGCCCTTGTCCACCAGCACGCGGGCGTTCTCCTCGGTCGTCGGGAAGCCGCCGTTGCCGTTGCCCATTACGACTCCCAGGCGCTCGCTGTCCAGCTTGCTGAAGTCCAGGCCCGCGTCCTTCACGGCCATCGCCGCCGCCGCCACCGAGAGCTGCGAGAAGCGCGCCTGCC is part of the SAR202 cluster bacterium genome and harbors:
- the fabF gene encoding beta-ketoacyl-ACP synthase II yields the protein MRENRKRVVITGMGAMTPLGQTVDEFWGNLVKGVSGIAPITLCDASPFPCKIAGEVKNFDPASYFDGKEAKRQARFSQLSVAAAAMAVKDAGLDFSKLDSERLGVVMGNGNGGFPTTEENARVLVDKGGMRMSPFFITMILPNMAASNVSRLFGLKGYTSTIITACAAGTQGVGEATEAIRRGAADLILAGGCEAGISQLGLGGFNVIKALSRREGDPTKASRPFEAGRDGFVPSEGAAILVLERLEHAVKRGANILAEVIGQGVSSDAFHQVQPDDEGLGAARAIRWALEDAGIGPRDVDYINAHGTSTPKNDHAETLAVKKAFGEQAYKVPMSSTKSMIGHALGGAGAIEAVVSVKTIQTGTIHPTINYETPDPECDLDYVPNVARQKKVDTVLSNSFGFGGQNACLVIRRFVE